A window from Pseudooceanicola algae encodes these proteins:
- a CDS encoding DUF6880 family protein → MAGKPLNKKNLVDLGAETLADLLLEAVKGDAARQRRVRMVLSANDGPEAIAADVRKRYASIRRARSYISRKAQTKLAQELAELTQLIETRIAPDAPDAAFDLLWAQLHLAPAIHERTDDSWGTVGEVMDSAMEAVSRLAPRLSTPPEPLAEAIFEAIADDGYGAFDQAVPALAEALGTAGLARLKSLAEAARAAPLAEDDLARYAFISDREAREARALAGRNRTAEMILQDVADAEGDVDSWLAQYTAEQLTYHTIAPSAAQRLLAAGRPEDALALIEAALPGGANDDDDTPDLDEAHFACLDALGRREDLRAALWQRFERHLCPAALRRHLRLLPDFEDIEAEDAARQVVLAFQPIEMALSYCLQAPDLPLAVELIETRIAEIDGDAYEVLTPLAETLAPSHPLSAVLLWRAMVDFALVRARSGRYGHAARHLAACGAADVEILDYGSHLSHADYLDALRRAHARKAAFLERAGLV, encoded by the coding sequence ATGGCAGGCAAGCCCCTGAACAAGAAGAACCTCGTCGACCTTGGCGCCGAGACCCTGGCCGATCTGCTGCTCGAGGCGGTGAAGGGCGATGCGGCGCGCCAGCGTCGGGTGCGCATGGTGCTGTCCGCCAACGATGGGCCGGAGGCGATCGCCGCGGACGTGCGCAAACGCTACGCCTCGATCCGGCGGGCGCGCAGCTACATCTCCCGCAAGGCGCAGACCAAGCTGGCGCAGGAGCTGGCCGAGCTGACGCAGCTCATCGAGACCCGCATCGCGCCCGACGCCCCGGATGCCGCCTTCGACCTGCTCTGGGCGCAGCTTCACCTCGCGCCGGCGATCCATGAACGCACAGATGACAGCTGGGGGACCGTGGGCGAGGTCATGGACAGCGCCATGGAGGCGGTTTCGCGCCTCGCGCCAAGACTGTCCACCCCGCCCGAACCACTGGCCGAGGCGATCTTCGAAGCCATAGCGGACGACGGCTACGGCGCGTTCGACCAGGCCGTACCGGCGCTGGCCGAGGCGCTCGGCACCGCAGGCCTTGCCCGGCTCAAGTCCCTCGCCGAAGCGGCACGCGCGGCGCCCCTGGCCGAAGACGACCTCGCCCGCTACGCCTTCATCTCCGACCGCGAGGCCCGCGAAGCCCGCGCCCTGGCGGGCCGCAACCGCACCGCCGAGATGATCCTGCAGGACGTGGCCGACGCCGAGGGCGATGTGGACAGTTGGCTGGCGCAGTACACCGCCGAGCAACTGACCTATCACACCATTGCCCCCTCCGCCGCGCAACGACTCCTGGCGGCCGGGCGCCCCGAAGACGCCCTGGCCCTGATCGAAGCCGCCCTGCCGGGGGGGGCCAATGACGACGATGACACCCCTGACCTGGACGAGGCGCATTTCGCCTGCCTCGACGCGCTCGGGCGCCGCGAGGACCTGCGTGCCGCCCTCTGGCAGCGCTTCGAGCGCCACCTCTGCCCCGCCGCCCTGCGCCGCCACCTGCGGCTACTGCCCGACTTCGAGGATATCGAGGCCGAAGACGCTGCGCGACAGGTCGTCCTGGCCTTCCAGCCGATCGAGATGGCCCTGTCCTATTGCCTGCAGGCCCCGGACCTGCCGCTGGCCGTCGAGCTGATCGAGACCCGCATTGCCGAGATCGACGGCGACGCCTACGAGGTCCTCACCCCGCTGGCCGAAACGCTCGCGCCGTCCCATCCCCTTTCCGCGGTCCTGCTATGGCGGGCCATGGTCGACTTCGCCCTCGTCCGGGCGCGCTCGGGCCGCTACGGCCACGCTGCACGGCACCTGGCGGCCTGCGGCGCTGCCGACGTCGAGATCCTCGATTATGGCAGCCACCTATCCCACGCGGACTACCTTGACGCGCTCAGACGCGCCCACGCCCGCAAGGCTGCGTTCTTGGAGCGCGCCGGGCTGGTGTAG
- a CDS encoding extensin-like domain-containing protein: MKRLLLGLGLALPLAAWADPPEQSLRPVAPGQLVGETVLPAELFLQTRSAAGSVAPGTDAPVADVPEPAISVPEGPASVVSSALPATSARASNPGALGVTAVLPEPPSPMTVARTPRPRTRPAEVSQTARAAVATRRSGAVCSDLAIQGVAIGRVSASHSGCGIDQAVRVSSVSGVGLSTHAVMDCGTARALKSWIDRGLKPAVGSYGGGVRQLQVVAHYACRPRNNQKGARISEHGKGRAVDIAAVKLADGKELNVLQDWQNGREGRILHQVHDAACGPFGTVLGPEANALHRNHFHFDTARYRNGSYCR; the protein is encoded by the coding sequence ATGAAGCGGCTCCTGCTTGGATTGGGGCTGGCCCTGCCGCTTGCGGCCTGGGCAGACCCGCCCGAGCAGAGCCTGCGCCCCGTCGCCCCCGGACAGCTGGTGGGTGAAACCGTGCTACCGGCAGAATTGTTCCTGCAGACGCGAAGCGCCGCTGGATCGGTTGCCCCCGGTACGGATGCGCCGGTGGCAGATGTTCCGGAGCCTGCGATCTCTGTGCCGGAGGGCCCTGCTTCGGTCGTTTCCAGCGCTCTGCCTGCCACATCGGCCCGCGCTTCAAATCCGGGCGCGCTCGGCGTGACGGCGGTTCTACCGGAGCCTCCATCCCCGATGACAGTCGCCCGGACCCCGCGCCCCCGCACGCGGCCTGCCGAGGTCAGCCAGACCGCGCGAGCCGCCGTGGCGACCCGGCGCAGCGGCGCGGTCTGCAGCGATCTGGCGATTCAAGGGGTGGCCATCGGGCGGGTCTCGGCGTCGCATTCAGGCTGCGGGATCGATCAGGCGGTGCGCGTCAGTTCGGTCAGCGGCGTGGGCCTGTCGACCCATGCGGTGATGGATTGCGGCACGGCCAGGGCGCTGAAATCCTGGATCGACCGCGGGCTGAAGCCTGCCGTGGGCAGTTATGGCGGTGGGGTGCGGCAATTGCAGGTCGTCGCCCATTACGCCTGCCGGCCGCGCAACAACCAGAAGGGCGCGCGGATTTCCGAACATGGCAAGGGCCGGGCGGTGGATATCGCGGCGGTGAAACTGGCCGACGGCAAAGAGCTAAACGTGCTTCAGGACTGGCAGAACGGGCGCGAGGGCCGCATCCTGCATCAGGTCCATGATGCGGCCTGCGGCCCCTTCGGCACAGTGCTTGGCCCGGAGGCAAATGCGCTGCACCGCAACCATTTCCATTTCGACACCGCGCGATATCGCAACGGCAGCTACTGCCGTTAA
- a CDS encoding PLDc N-terminal domain-containing protein, with amino-acid sequence MEFGILGLIVLVLDIYAIFQVLTSSASVLSKVLWTLLILVLPVLGFIIWLLAGPRAGGVRA; translated from the coding sequence ATGGAATTTGGTATTCTAGGACTTATCGTCCTTGTTCTCGATATTTACGCAATCTTTCAGGTCCTGACATCCAGCGCGAGCGTGCTGTCCAAGGTGCTATGGACCCTGTTGATCCTGGTGCTGCCGGTTCTCGGCTTCATCATCTGGCTTCTGGCAGGTCCGCGGGCCGGTGGCGTGCGCGCTTGA
- a CDS encoding copper resistance system multicopper oxidase — protein sequence MKHTNFLRPLAVVLGLALGLPAQAGTYDITVDKVRIDTGTFKKNGIGYNGSQTPTILHFEEGEDVVIRVKNNLRESTSIHWHGLILPFQQDGVPGISFNGIKAGETFTYRFPIEQAGTYWFHSHSSFQEPDGAYGAIVISPKGGEAVPTDRDYVVQLTDKHPHSGSRIFRNLKASADYYNRAQRTAQDLIEDAGADGLKAALQDRKMWGAMRMMPTDIEDVQGFTPLINGASTQQNWTGIFKPGEKVRLRLINSSATTYFDVRVPGLKMTVVQADGNDVKPVMVDELRIAVAETYDVIVQPREAKAYSIIGESAGRTAMVRGTLAPSEGMVGPYYKMRPQPLLTMADMGGMMSGMDHSGMDMGGMDMSGMNHSGMDMSGFDMSGMDHSGHDMSGMDMSGMDHSGMNMGGMDMSAGTPVVPSEGAAGAAFYAPGSGLIPTAANGGKFLGYEDLRARKPLYRDRPATREIEIRLTGNMERYIWSIDGVKYEDADPIRLKYGERVRFKFVNETMMAHPMHLHGMWTIIDTGKGAYDPVKHTVSVAPGTTLYTETEVDAPGQWAFHCHLSYHMAGGMFRKVIVEGGPS from the coding sequence ATGAAACACACGAATTTCCTGCGGCCTCTCGCCGTAGTGCTGGGGCTTGCCCTCGGCCTGCCTGCGCAAGCTGGCACCTATGACATCACCGTCGACAAGGTCCGGATCGACACAGGAACCTTCAAGAAGAACGGGATCGGCTACAACGGTAGCCAGACCCCGACCATCCTGCATTTCGAGGAAGGCGAAGACGTCGTCATCCGCGTGAAGAACAATCTGCGCGAAAGCACGTCCATCCATTGGCATGGCCTGATCCTGCCGTTCCAGCAGGACGGCGTGCCAGGTATCAGCTTCAACGGCATCAAGGCGGGCGAAACCTTCACCTACCGCTTTCCAATCGAACAGGCAGGCACCTACTGGTTCCACAGCCATTCGAGCTTCCAGGAACCTGACGGGGCCTATGGCGCCATCGTGATCTCCCCGAAAGGCGGCGAGGCGGTGCCCACGGACCGCGACTACGTGGTGCAGCTGACGGACAAGCATCCGCACAGCGGATCGCGGATTTTCCGCAACCTGAAGGCTTCGGCAGACTACTACAACCGCGCGCAGCGCACGGCGCAGGACCTGATTGAAGACGCTGGTGCGGATGGTCTGAAAGCCGCACTTCAGGATCGAAAAATGTGGGGTGCCATGCGCATGATGCCCACGGACATCGAAGATGTTCAGGGCTTCACGCCGCTGATCAACGGGGCGAGCACCCAGCAAAACTGGACCGGCATCTTCAAGCCCGGCGAAAAGGTGCGCCTGCGCCTGATCAACTCCTCGGCGACGACCTATTTCGACGTGCGCGTGCCCGGTCTGAAAATGACGGTGGTGCAGGCCGATGGCAATGACGTGAAGCCGGTCATGGTGGACGAGCTGCGCATCGCCGTGGCGGAAACCTATGACGTGATCGTCCAGCCGCGCGAGGCCAAGGCCTATTCGATCATCGGCGAGAGCGCGGGCCGCACCGCAATGGTGCGGGGCACATTGGCACCGTCTGAAGGCATGGTCGGCCCCTACTATAAGATGCGGCCTCAGCCTCTTCTGACCATGGCAGACATGGGCGGCATGATGTCCGGGATGGATCATTCCGGAATGGACATGGGCGGCATGGACATGTCTGGGATGAACCACTCTGGCATGGACATGAGCGGTTTCGACATGTCGGGGATGGATCACTCCGGCCATGATATGAGCGGCATGGATATGTCCGGCATGGACCATTCCGGGATGAATATGGGCGGTATGGACATGTCCGCCGGTACGCCTGTCGTTCCCTCTGAGGGCGCAGCGGGCGCTGCCTTCTATGCACCGGGAAGCGGGCTGATCCCGACGGCGGCGAATGGCGGCAAGTTCCTTGGCTACGAAGACCTGCGCGCGCGCAAACCGCTCTACCGTGATCGCCCTGCAACCCGCGAAATCGAGATCCGCCTCACCGGCAACATGGAGCGCTACATCTGGTCCATCGACGGCGTGAAATACGAGGATGCCGACCCGATCCGTCTGAAATACGGGGAGCGCGTCCGCTTCAAGTTCGTCAACGAAACCATGATGGCGCACCCGATGCACCTGCATGGCATGTGGACGATCATCGACACCGGCAAAGGGGCCTACGACCCTGTGAAGCACACGGTCAGCGTGGCGCCGGGGACGACGCTTTACACCGAGACCGAAGTCGACGCCCCCGGCCAGTGGGCCTTCCATTGCCACCTCTCCTACCACATGGCCGGCGGCATGTTCCGCAAGGTCATCGTCGAAGGCGGGCCGTCCTGA
- a CDS encoding copper resistance CopC family protein, translated as MKLRTILTSAALSVSLALSAGAASAHGKGMMTMPSNGQTVGADTKVMHLMFTDPMQITTVTMAAPDGKTYKINGPAANQAVKTWEGKLPKLAPGNYKVDWRGMSPDGHPMNGSFAFKVGK; from the coding sequence ATGAAACTTCGTACTATCCTGACATCTGCCGCACTGTCGGTCAGTCTGGCCCTGAGCGCAGGCGCTGCATCGGCACACGGTAAGGGCATGATGACCATGCCGAGCAATGGCCAGACGGTCGGCGCGGACACCAAGGTCATGCACTTGATGTTCACCGATCCCATGCAGATCACCACCGTCACGATGGCCGCGCCTGATGGTAAAACCTACAAGATCAACGGTCCGGCCGCAAACCAGGCCGTGAAGACCTGGGAAGGCAAGCTGCCGAAGCTGGCACCGGGCAATTACAAGGTCGACTGGCGTGGCATGTCGCCGGACGGTCACCCGATGAACGGTAGCTTTGCGTTCAAAGTCGGGAAGTAA
- the rpsD gene encoding 30S ribosomal protein S4, producing the protein MTKRTSAKYKIDRRMGENIWGRPKSPVNRREYGPGQHGQRRKGKLSDFGLQLRAKQKLKGYYGDMTEKQFRRIFAEAERVKGDTGENLIGLLERRLDAVVYRAKFVATIFAARQFVNHGHVTVNGKRVNIPSYRVKEGDVVEVREKSKQIAVVIEATQLAERDVPDYIEADHSKMTATFVRTPALGDVPYAVQMEPSLVIEFYAQN; encoded by the coding sequence GTGACCAAACGCACGTCTGCCAAGTACAAAATCGACCGTCGCATGGGCGAAAACATCTGGGGTCGTCCGAAGTCCCCGGTGAACCGTCGTGAATACGGCCCCGGCCAGCACGGTCAGCGTCGCAAGGGCAAACTGTCGGACTTCGGTCTGCAGCTGCGCGCCAAGCAGAAGCTGAAAGGCTACTACGGCGACATGACCGAGAAGCAGTTCCGCCGCATCTTCGCCGAAGCCGAGCGTGTGAAGGGTGACACCGGTGAAAACCTCATCGGTCTGCTGGAACGCCGCCTGGACGCCGTCGTCTACCGTGCCAAGTTCGTCGCGACCATCTTCGCCGCCCGTCAGTTCGTGAACCATGGCCACGTGACCGTGAACGGCAAGCGCGTCAACATCCCCTCCTACCGCGTGAAAGAGGGTGACGTCGTCGAAGTCCGCGAGAAGTCCAAGCAGATCGCCGTCGTGATCGAAGCCACCCAGCTGGCCGAACGTGACGTTCCCGACTACATCGAGGCCGACCACTCCAAGATGACCGCGACCTTCGTGCGCACCCCCGCTCTGGGCGACGTTCCCTACGCCGTTCAGATGGAACCGAGCCTCGTCATCGAATTCTACGCGCAGAACTGA
- a CDS encoding prephenate/arogenate dehydrogenase family protein — protein MIYQKVALIGLGLIASSIAWATKRGNLAGQVRGYDLSPEARETARAIGLCDVFDSAAEAAEGADLVILCVPVGAMETAIRAVAPGLKPGAVVSDVGSVKRAVIDAVTPHIPEGVQFIPAHPLAGTEHSGPAAGFAALFDNRWCLVVPSPDSDPQKVADLCAFWEGMGAHVDEMDADHHDLVLAVTSHTPHLIAYTMVGVADDLRRVTDSEVIKYSAAGFRDFTRIAASDPTMWRDVFLSNKDATLEILGRFTEELFALQRAIRTGDGDLLHDYFTRTRAIRRGIIDAGQDTSAPDFGRTPLARK, from the coding sequence GTGATCTACCAGAAGGTCGCCCTGATCGGCCTCGGGCTGATCGCCTCTTCCATCGCCTGGGCTACCAAGCGCGGCAATCTGGCGGGACAGGTGCGGGGGTACGACCTGTCGCCCGAAGCGCGGGAAACCGCGCGCGCCATCGGCCTTTGCGATGTCTTCGACAGTGCTGCCGAAGCCGCCGAGGGCGCGGACCTCGTGATCCTCTGCGTGCCGGTCGGGGCCATGGAAACGGCGATCCGTGCCGTGGCGCCGGGGCTGAAGCCGGGGGCAGTGGTTTCGGACGTCGGCTCGGTCAAGCGGGCGGTGATCGACGCGGTCACCCCGCATATTCCCGAAGGCGTGCAGTTCATCCCGGCCCATCCGCTGGCCGGCACCGAACATTCCGGACCGGCGGCGGGCTTTGCCGCGCTGTTCGACAACCGCTGGTGCCTTGTCGTGCCCAGCCCCGACAGCGATCCCCAGAAGGTGGCGGATCTGTGCGCCTTCTGGGAAGGCATGGGCGCCCATGTGGACGAGATGGATGCCGATCACCACGATCTGGTCCTGGCGGTCACCTCTCATACACCGCACCTCATTGCCTATACGATGGTTGGTGTCGCCGATGATCTGCGCCGTGTCACCGACAGCGAGGTCATCAAGTATTCCGCAGCCGGGTTCCGGGATTTCACCCGGATCGCGGCGAGCGATCCGACCATGTGGCGGGATGTCTTCTTGTCCAACAAGGATGCGACGTTGGAGATCCTTGGCCGTTTCACCGAAGAACTCTTCGCGCTGCAGCGGGCCATCCGCACCGGTGACGGCGATCTGCTGCACGATTACTTCACCCGGACACGGGCGATACGGCGGGGGATCATCGACGCCGGTCAGGATACCTCGGCCCCGGACTTCGGTCGCACGCCTCTGGCGCGAAAATGA
- a CDS encoding ETC complex I subunit, which translates to MRARIYRPAKTAMQSGTAKTRSWVLDFFPDSAREVDPLMGWTSSDDTQSQVRLRFDTKEAALEYAADKGIEAVVTEPQSRKTNVRPGGYGENFATNRRNVWTH; encoded by the coding sequence ATGCGCGCTCGAATCTATCGCCCCGCCAAGACGGCCATGCAATCCGGCACCGCCAAGACCCGGTCCTGGGTGCTCGATTTCTTCCCCGATTCCGCGCGCGAGGTTGATCCTCTGATGGGCTGGACCTCTTCCGACGACACCCAGAGCCAGGTACGCCTGCGGTTCGACACCAAGGAAGCCGCGCTGGAATATGCCGCCGACAAGGGCATCGAGGCCGTCGTGACGGAGCCGCAATCGCGCAAGACCAACGTCCGCCCCGGCGGCTACGGGGAGAACTTTGCCACCAACCGCCGGAATGTCTGGACGCACTGA
- the hisC gene encoding histidinol-phosphate transaminase — translation MTSKIIPQPGIMDIALYVGGDSKVAGVNDTVKLSSNENPFGPGDAAREAFRRAGQDMHRYPSTDHAGLRAAIGAQYGLDPERIICGVGSDEIIHFLNQAYAGPGDEVLFTEHGFSMYRISASAAGATPVEVRERERVTDVDALLEGCSERTKLVFIANPNNPTGTMIGGNEVARLAAGIPDQAILVLDGAYAEYVQGFDGGAGLVEARDNVVMTRTFSKIYGLGGLRIGWGYGPKHIIDVLNRIRGPFNLSNAQLAAAEAAVKDQAHVEQSRAENTRLRAWLAEALAEHGVPSDTSCANFILARFASPTEAEAADTFLRARGLIVRRVTSYNLPNCLRITVGDESSCRRVAHAIGQFKAGVEA, via the coding sequence ATGACCAGCAAGATCATTCCACAACCGGGCATCATGGACATCGCGCTGTACGTAGGCGGGGATTCCAAGGTCGCGGGTGTGAACGATACGGTGAAACTCTCGTCCAACGAGAATCCCTTCGGGCCTGGCGATGCCGCGCGCGAAGCCTTTCGCCGTGCCGGGCAGGACATGCATCGCTATCCCTCGACCGACCATGCCGGGCTGCGCGCAGCCATCGGGGCGCAATACGGTCTGGACCCCGAACGCATCATCTGCGGCGTCGGCAGCGACGAGATCATCCACTTCCTGAATCAGGCCTATGCCGGTCCGGGGGACGAGGTGCTGTTTACCGAACACGGTTTTTCCATGTACCGGATTTCGGCCTCTGCCGCCGGGGCGACCCCGGTCGAGGTCAGGGAACGCGAACGCGTCACCGACGTCGATGCGCTGCTGGAAGGCTGCTCGGAGCGTACCAAGCTGGTCTTCATCGCCAACCCCAACAATCCCACCGGCACGATGATCGGCGGCAACGAGGTCGCGCGCCTTGCAGCCGGTATTCCCGATCAGGCGATCCTGGTACTGGATGGGGCCTACGCGGAATACGTGCAGGGCTTTGACGGCGGTGCGGGTCTGGTCGAGGCCCGCGACAACGTGGTCATGACGCGCACCTTCTCGAAGATCTACGGGCTGGGTGGGCTGCGCATCGGCTGGGGCTATGGCCCGAAACACATCATCGACGTGCTGAACCGCATCCGGGGTCCCTTCAACCTGTCCAACGCACAGCTTGCCGCGGCCGAGGCTGCGGTCAAGGATCAGGCCCATGTCGAACAATCCCGCGCGGAAAACACCCGTCTGCGGGCCTGGCTGGCCGAGGCGCTGGCCGAACATGGCGTGCCCTCGGATACCTCCTGCGCCAATTTCATCCTGGCGCGCTTTGCCTCCCCGACCGAGGCAGAGGCCGCCGATACCTTCCTGCGTGCCCGCGGGCTGATCGTGCGGCGGGTGACCAGCTACAACCTGCCCAATTGCCTGCGCATCACCGTGGGCGACGAATCCTCCTGCCGGCGGGTCGCCCATGCGATCGGCCAGTTCAAGGCCGGGGTCGAGGCGTGA
- the uvrB gene encoding excinuclease ABC subunit UvrB — MPYAHSDKQPPLMHAPAPDVRTREKLEGGQRLVMQTEFTAAGDQPTAIAELTQGVLDGERDQVLLGATGTGKTFTMAKIIERTQRPAIILAPNKTLAAQLYGEFKGFFPDNAVEYFVSFYDYYQPEAYVARSDTYIEKESQINEQIDRMRHSATRALLERDDVIIVASVSCIYGIGSVETYGAMTQDLKVGGIFDQRQVIADLVAQQYKRNDHAFQRGSFRVRGDSLEIFPAHLEDRAWRLSFFGEELEAITEFDPLTGEKTNAFQQIRVYANSHYVTPKPTMQQAIISIKKELKQRLDQLVGEGKLLEAQRLEQRTNFDIEMLEATGVCNGIENYSRYLTGRAPGEPPPTLFEFIPDNAIVFADESHVSVPQIGGMYKGDYRRKFTLAEHGFRLPSCMDNRPLKFEEWDAMRPQSVFVSATPSKWELEQAGGVFTEQVIRPTGLLDPVIEIRPVGMQVDDLLDEVRKVTAEGYRTLVTTLTKRMAEDLTEYMHEQGIKVRYMHSDIDTIERIEILRDLRLGAFDVLIGINLLREGLDIPECGLVAILDADKEGFLRSETSLVQTIGRAARNVDGRVIMYADKITGSMERALAETDRRREKQIAYNVEHNITPATVKKNVDDILAGLYKGDVDMNRVTAQVEKPLVGANLQAHLDGLRVEMRKAAENLEFEEAARLRDEVKRLEAVELAVGADPMARQSAIEAASEKSQSTRGRSTAGRPGQHGGNVKRRKR, encoded by the coding sequence ATGCCCTACGCCCATTCCGACAAGCAACCGCCGCTGATGCATGCTCCGGCCCCGGATGTGCGCACCCGTGAAAAGCTGGAAGGCGGACAGCGGCTTGTCATGCAGACCGAATTCACCGCCGCCGGCGACCAGCCGACGGCCATCGCCGAACTGACCCAAGGGGTGCTGGACGGCGAACGCGATCAGGTCCTGCTGGGGGCGACCGGCACCGGCAAGACCTTTACCATGGCCAAGATCATCGAACGGACGCAGCGCCCGGCGATCATCCTTGCCCCGAACAAGACGCTGGCTGCGCAGCTATACGGCGAATTCAAGGGCTTCTTCCCCGATAACGCGGTGGAATATTTCGTCAGCTTCTATGACTACTACCAGCCCGAGGCCTATGTCGCGCGCAGCGACACCTATATCGAGAAGGAAAGCCAGATCAACGAGCAGATCGACCGCATGCGCCACTCGGCCACGCGGGCGCTTCTGGAACGCGATGACGTGATCATCGTCGCCTCGGTGTCCTGCATCTACGGGATCGGGTCGGTCGAAACCTACGGCGCGATGACTCAGGATCTGAAGGTCGGCGGCATCTTCGATCAGCGCCAGGTCATCGCCGACCTCGTGGCCCAGCAGTACAAGCGCAATGACCATGCCTTCCAGCGGGGCAGCTTCCGGGTGCGGGGCGACAGCCTTGAAATCTTCCCGGCGCACCTTGAGGATCGGGCCTGGCGGCTGTCTTTCTTCGGTGAGGAACTGGAGGCGATCACGGAATTCGATCCGCTGACCGGCGAAAAGACCAATGCCTTCCAGCAGATCCGGGTCTACGCCAACAGTCACTACGTGACGCCAAAACCGACGATGCAGCAGGCGATCATCAGCATCAAGAAAGAGCTCAAGCAGCGCCTTGATCAGCTGGTGGGCGAGGGCAAGCTGCTGGAAGCGCAGCGGCTTGAACAGCGCACCAATTTCGACATCGAGATGCTGGAAGCCACCGGTGTCTGCAACGGGATCGAGAATTATTCGCGCTACCTGACGGGCCGCGCGCCGGGCGAACCGCCCCCCACGCTGTTCGAGTTCATCCCCGATAACGCCATCGTCTTTGCCGATGAAAGCCACGTCAGCGTGCCCCAGATCGGCGGGATGTACAAAGGCGACTACCGGCGCAAGTTCACCCTTGCCGAGCACGGTTTCCGCCTGCCGTCCTGCATGGACAACCGCCCCCTCAAGTTTGAGGAATGGGATGCCATGCGCCCGCAATCGGTCTTTGTCTCGGCCACCCCCAGCAAGTGGGAGCTGGAGCAGGCGGGCGGCGTCTTCACCGAACAGGTGATCCGCCCCACCGGCCTGCTGGATCCCGTGATCGAGATCCGGCCCGTCGGCATGCAGGTCGACGACCTGCTGGACGAGGTCCGCAAGGTGACAGCGGAGGGCTACCGCACGCTGGTGACCACCCTGACCAAACGCATGGCCGAGGATCTGACCGAATACATGCATGAACAGGGCATCAAGGTGCGCTACATGCATTCGGATATCGACACGATCGAGCGGATCGAGATCCTGCGTGACCTGCGCCTTGGCGCCTTCGACGTGCTGATCGGGATCAACCTGCTGCGCGAGGGCCTCGACATCCCGGAATGCGGGCTGGTGGCCATTCTGGACGCGGACAAGGAAGGCTTCCTTCGGTCGGAAACCTCGCTGGTGCAGACTATCGGGCGGGCGGCGCGGAACGTCGACGGCCGGGTCATCATGTATGCCGACAAGATCACCGGCAGCATGGAGCGCGCGCTGGCCGAAACCGACCGCCGTCGCGAGAAGCAGATCGCCTACAACGTCGAACACAACATCACGCCGGCCACGGTGAAGAAGAATGTCGATGATATCCTGGCCGGGCTCTACAAGGGCGACGTGGATATGAACCGGGTCACGGCGCAGGTCGAAAAGCCGCTGGTCGGGGCCAATCTGCAAGCCCACCTCGACGGGCTGCGCGTCGAGATGCGCAAGGCCGCCGAGAACCTGGAATTCGAAGAGGCCGCGCGACTGCGCGACGAGGTCAAGCGTCTGGAGGCGGTCGAACTGGCTGTCGGTGCCGATCCCATGGCACGCCAATCCGCAATCGAGGCTGCGTCTGAAAAATCGCAGAGCACGCGGGGCCGCTCGACCGCCGGGCGTCCGGGCCAGCATGGCGGAAACGTGAAACGCCGCAAACGCTAG
- a CDS encoding copper resistance protein B: MKKLLLGTALGLPLGLAFATSAMAEVGVSPTVWGVRTDKLEYRMGDEENSFAWEFEAWTGNDELRLVWKSEGAKIEGGDFEEMDNQIRLQKPITDFFDGFIGIAASTPDGTPERYYGAFGVTGLAPQWFEVEAALYVSEYPYLGAEVEYEALLTNRLILTPSLEVSLPLADDPAREIAAGGGSVELGLRLSYDLIGRSVSPYVGVNYERAFGGTADILRDHGHEVDELTGVVGINFMF, from the coding sequence ATGAAAAAACTGCTACTTGGAACGGCCCTCGGGCTTCCGCTTGGGCTGGCTTTCGCAACTTCTGCGATGGCCGAGGTGGGCGTTTCCCCGACGGTCTGGGGCGTGCGGACCGACAAGCTTGAATACCGGATGGGCGATGAAGAGAACTCCTTTGCCTGGGAGTTCGAAGCCTGGACAGGCAATGACGAGCTGCGGCTCGTCTGGAAGAGCGAAGGCGCAAAGATCGAAGGCGGCGACTTCGAAGAGATGGACAACCAGATCCGCCTCCAGAAACCGATCACTGATTTCTTCGATGGCTTCATCGGGATCGCCGCCTCCACGCCGGACGGCACGCCCGAGCGCTACTATGGCGCTTTCGGCGTCACCGGCCTCGCGCCGCAATGGTTCGAAGTCGAAGCGGCGCTCTACGTTTCCGAATACCCCTACCTCGGGGCGGAGGTGGAGTATGAAGCTCTGCTGACCAACCGGCTGATCCTGACGCCGTCTCTCGAAGTCAGCCTGCCGCTGGCGGATGATCCCGCGCGCGAAATCGCGGCGGGCGGCGGCTCTGTCGAGCTGGGACTGCGACTGAGCTACGACCTGATCGGCCGCAGCGTGTCGCCCTATGTCGGCGTGAACTACGAACGCGCCTTCGGCGGCACAGCCGACATTCTGCGCGATCACGGCCATGAGGTCGACGAGCTGACCGGCGTCGTCGGCATCAACTTCATGTTCTGA